From a single Candidatus Eisenbacteria bacterium genomic region:
- a CDS encoding ATP-binding domain-containing protein has product MPDPIVEEELRLLAEVSARLDATAPEHAPSETSLVKELEHLRDSIRDGGTKEEDRGALVHQFDRHSALLKQLRTAERAAAVDTASPYFAHLRLRENRAVQEILIGKTTRLLPGYPIVDWRNAPISRVFYRYRQGEEYEEEIAGRVKEGVVLARRTVSIRDRQLRRVDAPEGIFQTDDGTEGGWQRLEREPARLAGGQGSALRAHGADEIAARSLGTGGRGLRRRADKHLPDIAGLIDSTQFDLITKPSSGFVVIRGTAGSGKTTVALHRIAYLAYDDPRIDSPDTLFVVFSQALRDYVSHVLPALQVNRVQVRAFHEWASDVVRRLFPRLPHTIRDTTPAVVHRLKLHPVLMVALERHVHATPGKASARQVVDDWGSTLMNLTLLEEVVAAEAPGTFSSEELRRATDWCRVRHEELTAFLAGDDAVQAEIDEADEALLLYAWELRVGALPGRGERPLRYRHIAVDEVQDFAPIEVRVLLGCLDERKSITLAGDTQQAIVEHGGFRSWSEFLGRLGLDGTEVSTLEVSYRCTHEIASFAVALLGDLREDATPPKTVRSGPVIELFRFTDHGACVGWLSDALKELVAAEPLASVAILTPSAELSKLYFSGLQTSETPRLRLVEHQNFTFAPGIEVTEVEQVKGLEFDYVVVVEASSTSYPDTATSRRRLHVAATRAVHQLWLTSVGTPAVAVREQLTAQG; this is encoded by the coding sequence GTGCCAGACCCAATCGTCGAAGAAGAGCTGAGGCTGCTCGCGGAGGTGAGCGCGCGTCTCGACGCGACCGCGCCGGAGCACGCGCCATCCGAGACGTCGCTCGTGAAGGAGCTGGAGCACCTGCGCGACTCGATCCGCGACGGCGGCACGAAGGAGGAGGATCGTGGGGCGCTCGTGCACCAGTTCGATCGGCATTCGGCGCTGCTCAAGCAGCTCCGCACCGCCGAGCGCGCAGCGGCCGTCGACACCGCGTCGCCCTACTTCGCGCACCTGCGCCTCCGCGAGAACCGCGCCGTGCAGGAGATCCTCATCGGGAAGACGACGCGCCTGCTGCCCGGCTATCCGATCGTCGACTGGCGGAACGCGCCCATCTCGCGCGTCTTCTATCGCTACCGCCAGGGCGAGGAATACGAGGAGGAGATCGCGGGCCGCGTGAAGGAAGGCGTCGTGCTCGCGCGCCGCACGGTGTCGATCCGCGATCGGCAGCTCCGCCGCGTCGACGCGCCCGAGGGGATCTTCCAGACGGACGACGGCACGGAGGGCGGCTGGCAGCGGCTCGAGCGCGAGCCGGCACGCCTCGCGGGCGGACAGGGGTCGGCGCTCCGCGCGCACGGCGCCGACGAGATCGCGGCGCGCTCGCTGGGTACGGGCGGGCGCGGCCTGCGCCGGCGCGCCGACAAGCACCTGCCGGACATCGCAGGGCTGATCGATTCCACGCAGTTCGACCTCATCACCAAACCATCGTCGGGCTTCGTGGTGATCCGCGGCACGGCCGGCTCCGGCAAGACCACGGTCGCGCTCCACCGCATCGCATACCTCGCCTACGACGATCCGCGCATCGATTCGCCCGACACGCTCTTCGTCGTGTTCTCGCAGGCGCTGCGCGACTACGTGAGCCACGTGCTCCCGGCCCTGCAGGTGAACCGCGTGCAGGTGCGGGCGTTCCACGAGTGGGCGTCCGACGTCGTGCGGCGCCTCTTCCCGCGCCTGCCCCACACGATACGGGACACCACGCCCGCCGTCGTGCATCGCCTGAAGCTCCATCCCGTGCTGATGGTGGCGCTCGAGCGCCACGTCCACGCCACGCCGGGGAAGGCGTCGGCGCGCCAGGTGGTCGACGACTGGGGCAGCACGCTCATGAACCTGACGCTCCTCGAGGAGGTCGTCGCCGCCGAAGCGCCGGGCACCTTCAGCAGCGAGGAGCTCCGGCGCGCGACCGACTGGTGCCGAGTGCGCCACGAGGAGCTGACGGCGTTCCTTGCCGGCGACGACGCGGTGCAGGCCGAGATCGACGAGGCCGACGAGGCCCTCCTGCTCTATGCGTGGGAGCTGCGCGTGGGCGCGCTGCCCGGACGCGGCGAGCGGCCGCTCCGCTACCGGCACATCGCCGTCGACGAGGTGCAGGACTTCGCGCCGATCGAGGTCCGCGTGCTGCTCGGGTGCCTCGACGAGCGCAAGAGCATCACGCTCGCGGGCGACACCCAGCAGGCCATCGTAGAGCACGGCGGCTTCCGGTCGTGGTCGGAGTTCCTGGGCCGGCTCGGGCTCGACGGCACCGAGGTCAGCACGCTCGAGGTGAGCTACCGCTGCACGCACGAGATCGCGAGCTTCGCGGTTGCCCTCCTGGGTGACCTGCGCGAGGACGCGACGCCGCCCAAGACGGTGCGCTCCGGCCCGGTCATCGAGCTCTTCCGCTTCACGGACCACGGCGCGTGCGTTGGATGGCTGTCCGATGCGTTGAAGGAGCTGGTCGCCGCCGAGCCGCTGGCGTCGGTCGCGATCCTCACGCCGTCGGCGGAGCTGTCGAAGCTCTATTTCAGCGGCCTGCAGACGAGCGAGACGCCGCGCCTGCGCCTGGTCGAGCACCAGAACTTCACCTTTGCTCCCGGCATCGAGGTGACCGAGGTCGAGCAGGTGAAGGGCCTCGAGTTCGACTACGTCGTGGTGGTCGAGGCGAGCTCGACGAGCTACCCCGACACGGCGACGTCGCGCCGGCGGCTGCACGTGGCGGCGACGCGCGCGGTGCACCAGCTCTGGCTGACGAGCGTGGGCACGCCGGCGGTCGCGGTGCGCGAGCAGCTCACGGCCCAGGGCTAG
- a CDS encoding alpha/beta fold hydrolase: MRLAAALLAAAVAACNDGGPAMREPTSRPTFVERTASPRERTPGKPPLLVLLHGIGADEDDLASIAPELDPRFMVVSLRAPRPYHTGFAWFDIQWRADGTIVPNVAQARETLAELVRWIEAAPARLGTDPARLYVLGFSQGAMMALGLLRTIPERLAGVVVLSGRFSDEVFPATAQPDAVARVPLFVAHGARDDVIPVASGRAIRDAFQPMTRDFTYHEYPIPHAISADEIRTIGAWLTQRLDRPIN; this comes from the coding sequence GTGCGCCTCGCAGCGGCGTTGCTGGCGGCGGCGGTCGCCGCGTGCAACGACGGCGGACCAGCCATGCGCGAACCGACTTCCCGGCCGACCTTCGTCGAGCGCACCGCGTCACCTCGGGAGCGCACACCGGGCAAGCCACCGCTCCTCGTCCTGCTTCACGGGATCGGCGCCGACGAGGACGACCTGGCCTCGATCGCCCCGGAGCTGGATCCGCGCTTCATGGTCGTGAGCCTGCGCGCGCCGCGCCCGTACCACACCGGCTTCGCGTGGTTCGATATCCAGTGGCGAGCGGACGGGACGATCGTCCCGAACGTCGCGCAGGCCCGCGAGACGCTGGCCGAGTTGGTGCGCTGGATCGAGGCGGCGCCGGCGCGGCTCGGGACCGATCCCGCGCGCCTCTACGTGCTCGGCTTCAGCCAGGGTGCGATGATGGCCCTCGGGCTGCTGCGGACCATCCCCGAGCGCCTCGCCGGCGTCGTCGTGCTCTCGGGTCGATTCAGCGACGAGGTCTTCCCTGCCACGGCGCAGCCGGACGCCGTCGCACGCGTGCCGCTCTTCGTCGCGCACGGCGCCCGTGACGACGTCATTCCAGTCGCGAGCGGACGCGCGATTCGCGACGCCTTCCAGCCGATGACGCGCGACTTCACTTACCACGAGTACCCCATCCCGCACGCGATCAGCGCCGACGAGATCCGCACGATCGGCGCGTGGCTGACCCAGCGGCTCGACCGGCCGATCAATTGA